From a region of the Candidatus Brocadiaceae bacterium genome:
- a CDS encoding alcohol dehydrogenase catalytic domain-containing protein: MKAIVLSAPRVLSVQDAERPSPGPGEALVRVHQAGICGSDMHLYRHGRIGAIVLDEPLVMGHECMGHVEAVGPGVDDSLVGARVAVEPAIPCGRCRWCTGGLYNVCPGLPFLGLPGRPGGFQEYLGHPAHLLEVLPDGVSDEAGVVLEPLAIAMHAVNLSKVRPGQRVAILGTGVMGTCVLMVLGLYRGLHVVCADLRPDRLARAEAMGAAQTVPVRAAEPDAAPAERLREALGGHGADIVFECAGAHQTIWNACEIAAPGGHVMFIGSSEDDRVIYSSGTARRCGLTLRAVRRSLNTLRPCLDLCAEGMMDPGALVTHTFAARDAAGAFEAVERAEDGLLKAVVDLRQW; encoded by the coding sequence ATGAAGGCCATCGTCTTGAGCGCGCCGCGCGTGCTGTCCGTGCAGGACGCCGAACGACCGTCGCCCGGGCCCGGGGAGGCCCTGGTGCGCGTGCATCAGGCGGGCATCTGCGGCTCGGACATGCACCTGTACCGGCACGGCCGCATCGGCGCGATCGTTCTGGACGAGCCCCTGGTGATGGGCCACGAATGCATGGGGCACGTGGAGGCGGTCGGGCCGGGCGTGGACGACTCGCTGGTGGGCGCGCGCGTGGCCGTGGAGCCGGCCATCCCGTGCGGGCGCTGCCGGTGGTGCACCGGCGGGCTCTACAACGTCTGCCCCGGGCTGCCGTTCCTTGGGCTGCCCGGCCGGCCGGGGGGCTTTCAGGAGTACCTCGGCCATCCCGCCCACCTGCTGGAGGTGCTTCCGGACGGCGTGTCCGACGAGGCGGGCGTCGTGCTGGAGCCCCTGGCCATCGCCATGCACGCGGTGAACCTGTCGAAGGTCCGTCCCGGGCAGCGGGTGGCCATCCTCGGCACCGGCGTGATGGGCACGTGCGTGCTGATGGTGCTGGGGCTCTACCGGGGGCTGCACGTCGTCTGTGCGGACCTGCGCCCGGACCGCCTGGCGCGCGCCGAGGCGATGGGCGCGGCGCAGACGGTGCCGGTGCGTGCGGCCGAGCCCGATGCGGCCCCCGCCGAACGGCTCCGGGAGGCGCTCGGCGGCCATGGGGCCGACATCGTCTTCGAGTGCGCGGGGGCGCACCAGACGATCTGGAACGCCTGCGAGATCGCCGCTCCGGGCGGGCACGTGATGTTCATCGGGAGCAGCGAGGACGATCGCGTGATCTACTCCTCCGGCACGGCCCGGCGCTGTGGCCTGACCCTGCGGGCGGTGCGGCGCAGCCTGAACACGCTGCGCCCCTGCCTCGATCTGTGCGCGGAGGGGATGATGGACCCGGGCGCTCTGGTCACGCACACGTTCGCCGCCCGCGATGCGGCCGGCGCCTTCGAGGCCGTGGAGCGCGCGGAGGACGGCCTGCTGAAGGCCGTCGTGGATCTGAGGCAGTGGTAG